A single Bos mutus isolate GX-2022 chromosome 25, NWIPB_WYAK_1.1, whole genome shotgun sequence DNA region contains:
- the CACNA1H gene encoding voltage-dependent T-type calcium channel subunit alpha-1H isoform X4, with the protein MLVIMLNCVTLGMFRPCEDVECRSERCGILEMVIKMIALGLFGQKCYLGDTWNRLDFFIVMAGMMEYSLDGHNVSLSAIRTVRVLRPLRAINRVPSMRILVTLLLDTLPMLGNVLLLCFFVFFIFGIVGVQLWAGLLRNRCFLDSTFARNSNLSFLRPYYQPEEGEENPFICSSRRDNGMQKCSHIPSRRELRVECTLGWEAYGQPQAEGAGGTGHHTCINWNQYYNVCRSGDSNPHNGAISFDNIGYAWIAIFQVITLEGWVDIMYYVMDAHSFYNFIYFILLIIVGSFFMINLCLVVIATQFSETKQRENQLMREQRARYLSNDSTLASFSEPGSCYEELLRYVGHVCRKLKRRGLRLYARWQSRWRKKVEPGGATHGQGSGRRPRRAGGRAASIHHLVYHHHHHHHHHYHFSHGSPRRPGPEPGAGDTRLVRAGAPASPGRGPPDAESVHSVYHADCHVEGPQERARVAHATATAAAGLKLAAGLGAMNYPTILPSAAGSGKSGLGPKGKRPGGPPGAGGHSPLRLSSPDPCEKIQHLVGEHGLGQAPSRLSGLSVPCPLPSPQAGTLTCELSSCPYCTSALEDPELEFSDSDSGGSDSNGVYEFTQDVRHGDHRDPMQSPPVAEAPGVGGTRRRGPQRAAAGEQGGLGHVWASFSGKLRRIVDSKYFNRGIMVAILTNTLSMGVEYHEQPDELTNALEISNIVFTSMFALEMLLKLLACGPLGYIRNPYNIFDGIIVVISVWEIIGQADGGLSVLRTFRLLRVLKLVRFMPALRRQLVVLMKTMDNVATFCMLLMLFIFIFSILGMHLFGCKFSLKTDTGDTIPDRKNFDSLLWAIVTVFQILTQEDWNVVLYNGMASTSSWAALYFVALMTFGNYVLFNLLVAILVEGFQAEGDATRSDTDEDKTSTHLEEDLDKFRDLRATEMKMYSLAVTPNGHLEGRGSLPPPLIMRTAATPMPTPKSSPHLDEAPGPLDSRRGSSSSMDPQLGDQKSLSSLRGSPCAPWGPNSAWSSRRSSWNSLGRAPSLKRRSQCGERESLLSGEGRGSGSTDEEAEDGRPGSGASPGTRATPLRRTESLDHRSTLDLRPPRPATLLPTKVHDCNGQVLALPSEFFLRIDSHKEDPAEFDDDVEDSCCSRLQKVLEPHKPECCRSREPWALYLFSPQNRFRISCQKIIAHKMFDHVVLVFIFLNCITIALERPDIDPGSTERVFLSVSNYIFTAIFVVEMMVKVVALGLISGEHAYLQSSWNILDGVLVLVSLVDIIVAMASAGGAKILGILRVLRLLRTLRPLRVISRAPGLKLVVETLISSLRPIGNIVLICCAFFIIFGILGVQLFKGKFYYCEGADTRNISTKAECRAAHYRWVRRKYNFDNLGQALMSLFVLSSKDGWVNIMYDGLDAVGVDQQPVPNHNPWMLLYFISFLLIVSFFVLNMFVGVVVENFHKCRQHQEAEEARRREEKRQRRLERKRRSTFPNPEAQRRPYYADYSPTRRSIHTLCTSHYLDLFITFIIGVNVITMSMEHYNQPKALDEALKYCNYVFTIVFVVEAVLKLVAFGFRRFFKDRWNQLDLAIVLLSIMGITLEEIEMNAALPINPTIIRIMRVLRIARVLKLLKMATGMRALLDTVVQALPQVGNLGLLFMLLFFIYAALGVELFGRLECSEDNPCEGLSRHATFSNFGMAFLTLFRVSTGDNWNGIMKDTLRECAREDKHCLTYLPAISPIYFVTFVLVAQFVLVNVVVAVLMKHLEESNKEAREDAELDAELEMEMAQGSPARPRPAAPQSPGASPDSPNVLVVRKVSVSRMLSLPNDSYMFRPVAPAAAAHPHPLQEVEMETYAGAAAGQVTAAQSPPVESCASLQVPSAVSSPSRGGDTLRALPPRGAARSPNVGRLLCRQEAIHTESLEGHVDGTEDSSPFWGEPGGKTPVRQASLGPSLRSPSRSPRPSSIRTRKHTSGQHCISSRPPAPGGEESSPRPG; encoded by the exons ATGCTGGTCATCATGCTCAACTGCGTGACCCTGGGCATGTTCCGGCCCTGCGAGGACGTCGAGTGCCGCTCGGAGCGCTGTGGCATCCTCGAG ATGGTCATCAAGATGATCGCCCTGGGGCTGTTTGGGCAGAAGTGCTACTTGGGTGACACGTGGAACAGGCTGGACTTCTTCATCGTCATGGCGGG TATGATGGAGTACTCCTTGGACGGACACAACGTGAGCCTCTCGGCCATCCGAACTGTGCGCGTGCTGCGGCCCCTTCGTGCCATCAACCGTGTGCCCA GCATGCGGATCCTGGTCACGCTGCTGCTGGACACACTGCCCATGCTCGGCAACGTTCTCCTGCTCTGCTTCTTTGTCTTCTTCATCTTCGGCATCGTGGGCGTCCAGCTTTGGGCCGGCCTGCTGCGCAACCGCTGCTTCCTGGACAGCACCTTCGCCAG GAACAGCAACCTCAGCTTCCTGCGGCCGTACTACCAGCCGGAGGAGGGTGAAGAAAACCCGTTCATCTGCTCCTCCCGCCGGGACAACGGCATGCAGAAGTGCTCGCACATCCCCAGCCGCCGCGAGCTGCGCGTGGAGTGCACGCTGGGCTGGGAGGCCTACGGGCAGCCGCAGGCCGAGGGCGCAGGTGGCACGGGTCACCACACCTGCATCAACTGGAACCAGTACTACAATGTGTGCCGCTCGGGCGACTCCAACCCGCACAACGGGGCCATCAGCTTCGACAACATCGGCTACGCCTGGATCGCCATCTTCCAG GTGATCACGCTGGAGGGCTGGGTGGACATCATGTACTACGTCATGGACGCCCACTCCTTCTACAACTTCATCTACTTCATCTTGCTTATCATC GTGGGCTCCTTCTTCATGATCAACCTGTGCCTGGTGGTCATCGCCACGCAGTTCTCAGAGACGAAGCAGCGGGAGAACCAGCTGATGCGGGAGCAGCGGGCCCGTTATCTGTCCAATGACAGCACGCTAGCCAGCTTCTCTGAGCCGGGCAGCTGCTATGAGGAGCTTCTCCGGTACGTGGGTCATGTGTGCCGCAAGCTAAAGCGCCGTGGCCTGCGCCTCTACGCCCGCTGGCAGAGCCGCTGGCGCAAGAAGGTGGAGCCCGGTGGCGCCACGCATGGCCAGGGCTCAGGACGGCGGCCGCGGCGGGCAGGCGGGCGCGCTGCCTCCATCCACCACCTCgtgtaccaccaccaccaccatcaccaccaccactaccacttcAGCCACGGCAGCCCCCGCCGGCCAGGCCCCGAGCCAGGAGCCGGCGACACCAGGCTGGTGCGGGCCGGAGCACCAGCCTCACCCGGGCGCGGGCCCCCTGACGCCGAGTCGGTGCACAGTGTGTACCACGCTGACTGCCATGTGGAGGGGCCGCAGGAGAGGGCGCGCGTGGCGCACGCCACAGCCACTGCCGCTGCTGGGCTCAAGCTGGCTGCCGGGCTGGGAGCCATGAACTACCCCACCATCCTGCCCTCGGCTGCGGGCAGTGGCAAAAGCGGCCTCGGGCCCAAGGGGAAGCGGCCTGGTGGCCCCCCGGGAGCCGGGGGGCACAGCCCCCTGAGGCTGAGCAGCCCGGACCCCTGCGAGAAGATCCAGCACCTGGTTGGGGAGCATG GACTGGGCCAGGCCCCCAGCCGCCTGTCAGGCCTGAGTGTGCCCTGCCCCCTACCCAGCCCCCAGGCGGGCACGCTGACCTGTGAGCTGAGCAGCTGCCCGTACTGCACCAGTGCCCTGGAGGACCCCGAGCTGGAGTTCAGCGACTCAGACAGTGGAGGCTCAGACAGCAATGGGGTCTACGAGTTCACGCAGGATGTGCGGCACGGGGACCACCGCGACCCCATGCAGTCGCCCCCCGTGGCAGAGGCGCCAGGCGTGGGCGGCACACGGCGGAGGGGGCCGCAGCGGGCGGCGGCAGGCGAGCAGGGTGGGCTGGGCCACGTCTGGGCCTCCTTCAGTGGCAAGCTGCGCCGCATCGTGGACAGCAAGTACTTCAACCGGGGCATCATGGTGGCCATCCTCACTAACACGCTGAGCATGGGTGTCGAGTACCACGAGCAG CCCGATGAGCTGACCAACGCCCTGGAGATCAGCAACATTGTGTTCACAAGCATGTTTGCTCTGGAGATGCTGTTGAAGCTGCTGGCCTGCGGCCCACTGGGCTACATCCGGAACCCTTACAACATCTTTGACGGCATCATCGTAGTCATCAG cGTGTGGGAGATCATCGGGCAGGCGGACGGCGGGCTGTCGGTGCTGCGCACCTTCCGGCTGCTGCGGGTGCTCAAGCTGGTGCGCTTCATGCCCGCACTGCGGCGCCAGCTGGTGGTGCTCATGAAGACCATGGACAACGTGGCCACCTTCTGCATGCTGCTCATGCTTTTTATCTTCATCTTCAG CATCCTTGGCATGCATCTCTTTGGCTGCAAATTCAGTCTGAAAACAGATACCGGAGACACAATCCCCGACCGGAAGAACTTTGATTCCCTACTGTGGGCCATCGTCACCGTGTTCCAG ATCCTCACCCAGGAGGACTGGAACGTCGTCCTGTACAACGGCATGGCCTCCACGTCCTCCTGGGCCGCCCTGTACTTCGTGGCCCTCATGACCTTTGGCAACTATGTGCTCTTCAACCTGCTGGTGGCCATCCTGGTGGAGGGTTTCCAGGCTGAG GGTGATGCCACCAGGTCCGACACAGATGAAGACAAGACATCCACCCACTTGGAGGAGGACTTGGACAAGTTCCGAGACCTCAGGGCCACAG AGATGAAGATGTACTCGCTGGCAGTGACACCCAACGGGCACCTGGAGGGCCGGGgcagcctgccccctccccttaTCATGCGCACAGCGGCCACGCCCATGCCCACCCCCAAGAGCTCCCCACACCTGGACGAGGCCCCTGGCCCCCTGGACTCGCGCCGTGGCAGCAGCAGCTCCATGGACCCTCAGCTAGGAGACCAGAAATCTCTG TCCAGCCTCCGCGGCTCGCCCTGCGCCCCCTGGGGGCCCAACAGCGCCTGGAGCAGCCGGCGCTCCAGCTGGAACAGCCTGGGCCGTGCACCCAGCCTCAAGCGCAGGAGCCAGTGTGGGGAGCGCGAGTCGCTGCTGTCCGGTGAGGGCAGGGGCAGCGGCAGCACTGACGAGGAGGCCGAGGATGGCCGGCCCGGGTCGGGGGCCTCGCCGGGTACGCGTGCCACGCCGCTGCGGCGCACCGAGTCCCTGGACCACCGTAGCACGCTGGACCTGCGGCCCCCACGGCCGGCCACCCTGCTGCCCACCAAGGTCCACGACTGCAACGGGCAGGTGCTGGCCCTGCCGAGCGAGTTCTTCCTGCGCATCGACAGCCACAAGGAGGATCCGGCCGAGTTTGACGACGATGTGGAGGAC agCTGCTGCTCGAGGCTGCAGAAGGTGCTGGAGCCGCACAAGCCGGAGTGCTGCCGGAGCCGCGAGCCCTGGGCCCTGTACCTCTTCTCCCCACAGAACAG GTTCCGCATCTCCTGCCAAAAGATCATTGCTCACAAGATGTTCGATCATGTCGTCCTCGTCTTCATCTTCCTCAACTGCATCACCATCGCCCTGGAGAGGCCCGACATCGACCCCGGCAGCACT GAGCGCGTCTTCCTCAGCGTCTCCAACTACATCTTCACAGCGATCTTCGTGGTGGAGATGATGGTGAAG GTGGTGGCCCTGGGCCTCATCTCGGGTGAGCATGCCTACCTGCAGAGCAGCTGGAACATACTGGATGGGGTGCTGGTCCTGGTGTCCCTGGTGGACATCATCGTGGCCATGGCCTCGGCTGGCGGCGCCAAGATCCTGGGCATCCTGCGTGTGCTGCGCCTGCTGCGGACCCTGCGGCCGCTAAG GGTCATCAGCCGTGCGCCGGGACTCAAGCTGGTGGTGGAGACTCTGATATCGTCCCTCAGGCCCATCGGGAACATCGTCCTCATCTGCTGCGCCTTCTTCATCATCTTCGGCATCCTCGGGGTGCAG CTCTTCAAGGGGAAGTTTTACTACTGCGAGGGCGCCGACACCAGGAACATTTCCACTAAGGCCGAGTGCAGGGCCGCGCACTACCGCTGGGTGCGACGCAAGTACAACTTCGACAACCTGGGCCAg GCGCTGATGTCGCTGTTCGTGCTCTCGTCCAAGGACGGCTGGGTGAATATCATGTACGACGGGCTGGACGCCGTGGGCGTGGACCAGCAG CCCGTGCCCAACCACAACCCCTGGATGCTGCTCTACTTCATCTCCTTCCTGCTCATCGTCAGCTTCTTCGTGCTCAACATGTTCGTGGGCGTCGTGGTGGAGAACTTCCACAAGTGCCGGCAGCACCAGGAGGCCGAGGAGGCGCGGCGGCGCGAGGAAAAGCGGCAGCGTCGCCTGGAGAGGAAGCGCAGGA GCACTTTCCCCAACCCAG AGGCCCAGCGACGGCCCTACTATGCGGACTACTCGCCCACCCGCCGCTCCATCCACACTCTGTGCACCAGCCACTACCTGGACCTCTTCATCACCTTCATCATTGGCGTCAACGTCATCACCATGTCCATGGAGCACTACAACCAGCCCAAG GCTCTGGACGAGGCCCTCAAGTACTGCAATTACGTGTTCACCATCGTCTTTGTCGTCGAGGCCGTGCTGAAGCTGGTGGCCTTTGGGTTCCGGAGGTTCTTCAAGGACAG GTGGAACCAGCTGGACCTGGCCATCGTTCTGCTGTCCATCATGGGCATCACGTTGGAGGAGATCGAGATGAACGCAGCACTGCCCATCAACCCCACCATCATCCGAATCATGCGTGTCCTCCGTATCGCCCGCG TCCTGAAGCTGCTCAAGATGGCCACGGGCATGCGGGCCCTGCTGGACACGGTGGTCCAGGCGCTGCCCCAG GTAGGGAACCTCGGCCTGCTTTTCATGCTCCTGTTTTTTATCTATGCTGCCCTGGGAGTGGAGCTGTTCGGGAGGCTAG AATGCAGTGAGGACAACCCCTGCGAGGGCCTGAGCAGACACGCCACCTTCTCTAACTTCGGCATGGCCTTCCTCACGCTGTTCCGCGTGTCCACCGGGGACAACTGGAACGGGATCATGAAG GACACGCTGCGCGAGTGCGCCCGCGAGGACAAGCACTGCCTCACCTACCTGCCGGCCATCTCGCCCATCTACTTCGTCACCTTCGTGCTGGTGGCCCAGTTCGTGCTTGTCAACGTGGTGGTGGCCGTGCTCATGAAGCACCTGGAGGAGAGCAACAAGGAGGCCCGCGAGGACGCCGAGCTGGACGCAGAGCTTGAGATGGAAATGGCGCAGGGGTCCCCAGCCCGTCCCAGGCCGGCGGCCCCTCAGAGCCCCGGCGCCTCGCCGGACTCCCCCAACGTGCTGGTCGTGCGCAAGGTGTCGGTGTCCAGGATGCTATCCCTGCCCAACGACAGCTACATGTTCCGGCCCGTGGCGCCTGCGGCAGCCGCTCACCCCCACCCGCTACAGGAGGTGGAGATGGAGACCTACGCGGGCGCGGCCGCCG GCCAGGTCACCGCTGCCCAGTCGCCGCCTGTGGAGTCCTGCGCCTCCCTCCAGGTTCCGTCCGCCGTGTCCTCCCCGTCCAGGGGCGGCGACACCCTCCGTGCCCTGCCCCCACGGGGTGCAGCCCGGTCGCCTAATGTCGGCCGACTTCTCTGCAGACAG GAGGCCATCCACACGGAGTCCCTGGAAGGGCATGTTGATGGCACTGAGGACAGCAGCCCATTCTGGGGAGAGCCTGGCGGGAAGACCCCCGTGAGACAGGCATCCCTGGGGCCCTCCTTGCGGTCCCCATCCCGGTCCCCTCGACCCTCCAGCATCCGCACCCGCAAGCACACTTCTGGACAGCACTGCATCTCCAGCCGGCCTCCTGCCCCAGGCGGGGAGGAGTCCAGCCCCAGACCCGGCTGA